The Parambassis ranga chromosome 1, fParRan2.1, whole genome shotgun sequence genome includes a region encoding these proteins:
- the pld5 gene encoding inactive phospholipase D5 codes for MAGPTTQEPVKTQQKCIAIFALLCCSAVLLALIFSSVDIWGDDEDGITEENCSKDCRIVLVENIADDLSLHMDGRPRLPLSAGFHTLLDQAKYSVEIVSPVWNLNPWDQETIPSTAKQGQLLFQRLLSLKSRGVKLKIASGLTNSTELKSLAVHSAEVHFVNMTAFTRGGLHSSFWIVDREHIYIGSADMDWRSLSKRKELGVVVYNCSCLALDLHRVFSFYWQLHERDYIPSIWWKRVTALYGRHQALELQLNATPATAYVSTSPELFCPKDRTRDVDAISQVIQSAKTFIFISVTDYLPLVSRSFRGTSLTRYWSPIDEMIREAVVLRGIRVRLLISFWKKTHPLTFNFVTSLKSLCIQLQNCSLEVRFFSHKEQNEDLQHGLNHNKYMVTDNGVYIGNQDWVGSDFAVNAGVGLVVRMNTGLKDRGVTVLDQVRAAFERDWRSRYAKSLQGDKDQQDKYRHSHQGKYHVEDHEWNHPLSL; via the exons ATGGCCGGACCAACCACACAGGAGCCTGTGAAG ACCCAGCAGAAGTGCATCGCCATCTTtgccctcctctgctgctctgctgtgctgctggctCTGATCTTCTCATCGGTGGACATCTGGGGGGACGATGAGGACGGAATCACAGAGGAAAACTGCAGCAAAGACTGTCG CATCGTGCTTGTGGAGAATATTGCAGATGACCTCTCTCTCCACATGGATGGCAGACCccgtcttcctctctctgctggctTTCACACACTGTTGGACCAAGCAAAGTACTCAGTAGAGATAGTGTCACCTGTCTGGAACCTGAACCCTTGGGACCAGGAGACAATACCAAGCACTGCCAAACAG GGTCAGCTTTTGTTCCAGaggctgctcagcctgaaatcTCGGGGGGTTAAACTGAAGATTGCCAGCGGTCTGACAAACTCTACTGAACTGAAGAGCCTGGCAGTGCACA GTGCAGAGGTTCATTTTGTTAACATGACCGCTTTTACCAGAGGAGGACTGCACTCCTCATTCTGGATCGTTGATCGGGAGCACATTTACATCGGGAGCGCTGATATGGACTGGAGGTCACTCTCCAAg AGGAAAGAACTGGGGGTGGTGGTATATAATTGCAGCTGCCTGGCTCTAGACCTCCACAGAGTCTTTTCATTTTACTGGCAGCTCCATGAGAGGGACTACATCCCCTCCATCTGGTGGAAGAGAGTTACAGCCCTCTACGGGAGGCACCAGGCCCTGGAGCTGCAGCTCAACGCCACCCCGGCCACTGCCTATGTGTCT aCCTCTCCTGAACTCTTCTGCCCCAAAGACCGCACCAGAGATGTGGATGCGATCAGCCAAGTCATCCAAAGTGCAAAGACGTTTATCTTCATATCTGTGACAGACTACCTCCCTCTAGTGAGCAGGAGCTTCAGAGGAACTTCACtcacaag GTATTGGTCACCTATTGATGAGATGATCCGGGAGGCTGTGGTGCTGAGAGGCATCAGAGTTCGCCTGCTGATAAGCTTCTGGAAGAAGACTCACCCCCTCACTTTTAACTTTGTGACCTCCCTAAAGTCTCTGTGCATACAGCTTCAGAACTGTTCTCTGGAGGTG agGTTTTTTAGTCACAAGGAGCAGAATGAAGACTTACAACATGGACTGAACCACAACAAATACATGGTGACCGACAATGGCGTCTACATAG GGAACCAGGACTGGGTCGGGAGCGACTTTGCTGTCAATGCAGGCGTTGGGCTGGTGGTCAGGATGAACACCGGACTCAAAGACAGAGGAGTGACGGTACTGGATCAAGTCAGAGCTGCTTTTGAAAGAGATTGGAGGTCCCGTTACGCTAAGAGCCTTCAAGGAGACAAGGACCAGCAGGACAAATACAGACACTCACACCAGGGGAAGTATCATGTGGAGGACCATGAGTGGAACCACCCCCTGTCTTTATAA